One stretch of Clavibacter michiganensis DNA includes these proteins:
- a CDS encoding DUF3072 domain-containing protein gives MSDANQDTTGGDEKEMLGSSTPTPPQSAEKDPSTWVTGDEPMTGAQRSYLDSLATQAGEEIPADLNKAEASEQIERLQEKKDTASPQSDDAS, from the coding sequence ATGAGCGATGCGAACCAGGACACCACAGGCGGCGACGAGAAGGAGATGCTCGGCTCCTCCACCCCCACGCCGCCGCAGAGCGCCGAGAAGGACCCGAGCACGTGGGTCACGGGCGACGAGCCGATGACGGGCGCGCAGCGCAGCTACCTCGACTCGCTCGCCACGCAGGCCGGCGAGGAGATCCCCGCCGACCTCAACAAGGCGGAGGCGAGCGAGCAGATCGAGCGCCTGCAGGAGAAGAAGGACACGGCGTCGCCGCAGTCCGACGACGCGAGCTGA
- a CDS encoding recombinase family protein, with product MTTLVGYVRVARSEEPYQDQVDALDQAGCERIFVDVAGGRRAPRPGLQDALDYLRENDELLVVSLDRLGPGAADVVRILNGLEARGIAFRAIRDGLEAGTAAGRGLFAATLALATVEATTEAERHRRRSADRAARAASDAAPEVGAATPAAPALPSLPKGITRRKLQIAVEERSKGRDTAEIARVLDVSERVVTRALAWAESGRQGGMLR from the coding sequence ATGACCACGCTGGTGGGCTACGTCCGCGTCGCGCGCTCCGAGGAGCCGTACCAGGACCAGGTCGACGCCCTCGACCAGGCCGGCTGCGAGCGCATCTTCGTCGACGTCGCCGGCGGGCGCCGGGCCCCGCGCCCCGGCCTGCAGGACGCGCTCGACTACCTCCGCGAGAACGACGAGCTGCTCGTCGTGAGCCTCGACCGGCTGGGGCCGGGCGCCGCCGACGTCGTGCGGATCCTCAACGGGCTCGAGGCCCGCGGCATCGCCTTCCGGGCCATCCGCGACGGGCTGGAGGCCGGCACCGCGGCCGGCCGCGGGCTGTTCGCGGCCACGCTCGCGCTCGCCACGGTGGAGGCCACGACGGAGGCCGAGCGGCACCGCCGGCGGTCCGCCGATCGGGCCGCGCGGGCCGCGTCGGATGCCGCCCCCGAGGTCGGCGCCGCGACGCCCGCCGCGCCCGCCCTCCCGTCGCTGCCGAAGGGCATCACCCGTCGGAAGCTGCAGATCGCGGTCGAGGAGCGCTCGAAGGGCCGCGACACCGCGGAGATCGCGCGCGTGCTCGACGTGAGCGAGCGCGTCGTCACGCGCGCGCTCGCGTGGGCCGAGTCGGGGCGCCAGGGCGGCATGCTGCGCTGA